A portion of the Pseudomonadota bacterium genome contains these proteins:
- the secY gene encoding preprotein translocase subunit SecY, producing the protein MSTFANIGRIPELRRRLLFTLGMLAVYRVGIFVTTPGVDRNVMQQIVAAGSGTFLGMFNLFSGGALEQLSIFALGIMPYVSASIILTLMSVVIPHLEELRKEGEAGQRKINQYTRYGTVLLSLIQSFGISMYLEGLNSDQTQFGDVVAEPGWAFRLLTMVSLTTGTAFIMWLGEQITERGVGNGISLIIFAGIVASLPDALVQTGSQVKIGQIEPVSLLIVAFICLAVVAVIVFFERAQRRIPIQYAKRMVGRKMYGGQSSHLPLRVNASGVIPPIFASSLLMFPQTLANLQIPGMERVSAMLTSGDWRYNLTNIVLIVFFCFFYTAVTFQPVQVADNLKKQNAFIPGIRPGKATAEFIDRVMTRITVGGALYVATVCTVPNLLQTYFKVPFYFGGTSIMIVVGVALDTVQQIESHLITRHYEGLTGPRGSRIRGRRG; encoded by the coding sequence ATGCTCGCCGTCTACAGGGTAGGCATCTTCGTGACCACTCCCGGCGTGGACCGCAACGTGATGCAGCAGATCGTCGCTGCGGGTTCCGGGACCTTTCTGGGGATGTTCAACCTGTTTTCCGGTGGTGCCCTCGAACAGCTCTCGATCTTTGCGCTGGGCATCATGCCCTACGTCTCTGCGAGCATCATTCTGACGCTGATGAGCGTGGTGATCCCTCATCTAGAGGAGTTAAGAAAGGAAGGTGAGGCGGGTCAGCGAAAGATCAATCAGTACACACGTTACGGGACGGTGTTGCTGAGCTTGATCCAGAGCTTCGGGATCTCGATGTACCTAGAGGGCCTCAACTCCGACCAAACCCAGTTTGGTGACGTCGTGGCCGAGCCTGGATGGGCCTTCCGGCTGCTCACCATGGTATCGCTGACGACCGGTACTGCCTTCATCATGTGGCTGGGTGAGCAGATCACGGAGCGGGGAGTCGGCAACGGAATCTCGCTCATAATCTTTGCGGGCATCGTCGCGAGCTTGCCGGATGCGCTCGTTCAAACCGGCTCGCAGGTCAAGATCGGCCAGATCGAGCCGGTTTCCCTGCTTATCGTGGCCTTCATCTGCCTGGCGGTGGTTGCGGTCATCGTGTTTTTTGAGCGCGCCCAGCGCCGAATTCCGATCCAATACGCCAAGCGCATGGTGGGCCGGAAGATGTACGGCGGCCAATCCTCCCATCTTCCATTGCGCGTCAACGCCTCGGGCGTCATCCCGCCCATCTTCGCCTCCTCGTTGTTGATGTTCCCCCAGACCCTGGCCAATCTGCAGATCCCCGGCATGGAGCGGGTCAGTGCGATGCTCACCTCCGGCGACTGGCGCTACAACTTGACCAACATCGTTCTCATCGTCTTCTTCTGCTTTTTTTATACGGCAGTGACCTTTCAGCCGGTGCAGGTCGCCGACAACCTGAAGAAGCAAAACGCTTTCATTCCAGGGATTCGGCCCGGTAAGGCCACGGCCGAATTCATCGATCGCGTCATGACGCGGATTACCGTCGGAGGAGCCTTGTACGTTGCCACTGTGTGCACCGTGCCCAACCTATTGCAGACCTATTTCAAGGTGCCTTTCTATTTCGGCGGCACGTCGATCATGATCGTGGTTGGGGTTGCGCTCGACACGGTCCAGCAGATCGAGTCGCATCTCATCACGCGGCACTACGAGG